A stretch of DNA from Methanoplanus endosymbiosus:
TTTAATGGTACCAAGATCGGCGGGCAGCCTGGAGAATATCCAAGGGTGCTCGGCGCTTCCATCTTCTATAACAAGCACGAGACTGTTATTGATGATGAGAAGGGAATAATTGACAAGGATCGTGCAGAGGCTCTCTGGAACAGGTGTCTTGAACTCTCTGATATTACAGGGGTTCAGCATTTCATCCAGATCATCTCTGAAACATCGGAAGCATTTGAAAGCTATTTCAGCTGGTTTGACTCAATTGATTCAAAGACAGCGTTCTTAATGGACTCTTCAAATCCTCCGGCACTTGCACATGCATGTGAGTATGTAACAGAAGTCGGTCTTGCAGACCGTGCAATCTACAACTCCATTAACGGTTCAATCGGCCCTGAGAATATCGAGGCTTTAAAGAACAGTGATGTTAATGCAGCTATTGTTCTTGCATTCAACCCTGGTGACCCAACAGTCCGCGGACGTGAGGCAGTACTCGCAGAGGGTGGCGTTGCAGGTCAGGAAAAATCCATGCTTCAGATTGCAGAAGAGTGCGGAATTACACGCCCTATTCTTGATACCGCAGCAACTCCGCTCGGTATTGGTTCAGGCGGTTCATTCCGTGAGATTCTTGCATGCAAGGCAATCCATGGTCTTCCAACCGGTGGTGCATACCACAACATGACAGTCTCATGGACATGGCTTAAGCGCTGGAGAAAGAATGTTCTTGCTGAGCAGTATGTTGGCAAGGACCTTCTTCTTGAACAGATGGCACACCATCACTTTGGTGGATTCGAGGGAATCAGGCAGACTGCATGGGCAGCTCCTGATATCGGCTGTAATATTATGGCTGCAACCCTTGGTGCAGATCTTATCATGTACGGACCTATCGAGAACTGCGAAGGTGCATCTACTGCAATCGCATTCTCAGATATCGTACTTGCTGAGGCAGCCAAGGAGTTTGGCCTTGAGCCACAGGTGGACACACATCCACTCTTCCATTTGGTATAGAACCCTAAAAAATATTTTTTTACGTTTTGAAAGTCAGATATTAATTATCTGAATTCCAAAATATTTGTGTGCGGAATTTTAATCGGTCGTGTGCAGCTTTTTTCTTAATTTTCAATCCGTTTGTTTTAATTAATTCTGATGCCATTATCTCATCTGCGGGACAGAAATACCGTGTGGTGGTTTGGTCTTTATGGCATCCGGCAAAGGAAGGAGAAGCAATGTTCTGGAGAATAATTCCTCTGTATTGGCGGAGAGGAATGTTTTGGGAGAAAGCCGCAGAAACAATCCTTTTAGAAAAAAACTGATTCTTCTGGACCGGAAATCTTCGTGGCTCCTCTTTTTTGTGACTTTTCTTACGGTTATCACCGGTTATTTGCTTACAAGAACCGAAAGTCAGCCTGTTCCGACAGTTGTTCACGTGATTTTGTCGGTTTTATTTGCAGTACTGCTGTCATATCATGTTTATGTCTATACTTTTCTTGTGAAATATAACTGGAATAATGGTTTTAATTCTTTATTAAGAAGAAAGTTCTCCGGAATTTCTTTTATTATCCTGATATTGAGGGTGTCCGGTGTAATTATTTTATTTTCTGGTTTATTTGTCTTAATAAGCGGTTTAGACTATTATTTCGTTTTGAATGAGCCATTCAGTCTGTCCAGCCATGTCATAATTGACAATATTTTTTATGTTGCGTTTTCTGTTCATATGGCCGCAGGCCTGAAACTGTTACTGCACAGGAAGAAGAGGTCACGTTTTGTTCAGAATTTATCTTCAGTTCTCTTTTTAATGGTTCTTCTTCTTGTGGCTTTTGCATTTGAATCCGGTTTTGTGTATAATGTTACTGAAGACCCGGGCAATTCTGTTCAGATTGATGGTGTTGTTTACAGTGTCAGTCCTCAGTTTATGTCACAGTCAAGGCCTGACATCTTTCAGGAAGGAAAGTATTCCATGTTTGATGCTCTTGTGATGGTTTCTGAGAAGAAAGGGCTTAATCTGAAGTACCATTATGATCCTGAGGTGGAGACAAATGTCATAGATTCCCTGAAAGGGAGCAGTAACTGGTGGTATGAGGGATACTATGACGGCGGTTTTACATCCATTCCTTTTGGTGAGATAAATTACCAGAGGATGGATGAGTACCCGTGGAAGGAGGGTGCTATTTTAAGGATGATTAGAGTAAGTCCGGCTGAACTGGAGGAGAGGTATGAGATTTTCAGAACCGAAATTATGCGGAAGAATGAGAACGGGGGTAAGATAATAATTCCGAGGGTAATAATTGAGGGAAGGACAAATATCTATAATTATGGTTCAGTTGAGGTTTATGCCCATAATCTCAGGAATGATACCTTCAGAGACGGCGTTGTAACAGCGATTGATACTGTCATGACGCTTGGTGATCTGGGAGATCTCAATTATACACTTAAGTGGTATGAGAGTATAGGAACAGCGGAGATTGTAAGAAGCTACTTTGTTGAGAGTATTGACGGAGATTCCGGCTATAACAGATGCGGGTTTGTGTACGAATGCGGCGAACCCGGTTATGAATTCTTCAGTGGAAATCATATACACATTCCGTCCGACTGGAGAGTGCTTAAGTCTCCTGAGTATCTGAAATATTTCTGGATCTGCATCTGACATTTTCAGCCTGATGGGATATATCAACAGAGTTAAGGGGATAGCTAATATATTTCATACTGTTGATTATGGGTGTTCCTGATTTTCAAAAGCTTATGCTTCCTATTCTGAAAAGTTTAGAGGATGGTTCTGTTTATTCAATGGGTGAAGTTATTCAGAGATGCTCTGATTATCTGAATCTGCCGGATTCTTTGAGAAATGAACTTCTTCCCAGCGGGAAACAGAAAAAATTTGATAACCGGATCCACTGGGCAAAAAAGTATCTTCTTGAAGCTGGTTTATTAGAAAACCCTAAGAGAGGGCAGATAAAAATTACAGGGCGTGGACTTGAAGTCTTGGGTAGTAATCCTGATATTATTGATGTAAATTATCTCAAACAGTTTCCTGAGTTTCAGAAATTTGGCAATAATAAAGATAGGAATTCAAAACAGGGTGTATCTGAGGATTCTGTTCAGTCAGTTTATACTCCGAGGGAAGTTCTTGATAATAGTTATAATGAAATTAGGAAATCACTATCAATTGAGCTGCTTGAAAAAGTAAAGAGCTGCTCTCCATATTTTTTTGAGCAGCTTGTTATTGATCTTCTTGTCTCTATGGGATATGGGGGTTCTCTGCACGGTTCTGCTGAAGTAACCTGTAAAACCGGAGATGGTGGTATTGATGGCCTCATTAAAGAGGATAAGCTTGGTCTAGAAGTCATTTATGTGCAGGCAAAGAGATGGAAAAATGTTGTAGGGAGACCGGAAATACAGAGTTTTGTTGG
This window harbors:
- the mtrH gene encoding tetrahydromethanopterin S-methyltransferase subunit H, producing the protein MFKFEKEQTVHDFNGTKIGGQPGEYPRVLGASIFYNKHETVIDDEKGIIDKDRAEALWNRCLELSDITGVQHFIQIISETSEAFESYFSWFDSIDSKTAFLMDSSNPPALAHACEYVTEVGLADRAIYNSINGSIGPENIEALKNSDVNAAIVLAFNPGDPTVRGREAVLAEGGVAGQEKSMLQIAEECGITRPILDTAATPLGIGSGGSFREILACKAIHGLPTGGAYHNMTVSWTWLKRWRKNVLAEQYVGKDLLLEQMAHHHFGGFEGIRQTAWAAPDIGCNIMAATLGADLIMYGPIENCEGASTAIAFSDIVLAEAAKEFGLEPQVDTHPLFHLV
- a CDS encoding cytochrome b/b6 domain-containing protein, encoding MASGKGRRSNVLENNSSVLAERNVLGESRRNNPFRKKLILLDRKSSWLLFFVTFLTVITGYLLTRTESQPVPTVVHVILSVLFAVLLSYHVYVYTFLVKYNWNNGFNSLLRRKFSGISFIILILRVSGVIILFSGLFVLISGLDYYFVLNEPFSLSSHVIIDNIFYVAFSVHMAAGLKLLLHRKKRSRFVQNLSSVLFLMVLLLVAFAFESGFVYNVTEDPGNSVQIDGVVYSVSPQFMSQSRPDIFQEGKYSMFDALVMVSEKKGLNLKYHYDPEVETNVIDSLKGSSNWWYEGYYDGGFTSIPFGEINYQRMDEYPWKEGAILRMIRVSPAELEERYEIFRTEIMRKNENGGKIIIPRVIIEGRTNIYNYGSVEVYAHNLRNDTFRDGVVTAIDTVMTLGDLGDLNYTLKWYESIGTAEIVRSYFVESIDGDSGYNRCGFVYECGEPGYEFFSGNHIHIPSDWRVLKSPEYLKYFWICI
- a CDS encoding restriction endonuclease, coding for MLPILKSLEDGSVYSMGEVIQRCSDYLNLPDSLRNELLPSGKQKKFDNRIHWAKKYLLEAGLLENPKRGQIKITGRGLEVLGSNPDIIDVNYLKQFPEFQKFGNNKDRNSKQGVSEDSVQSVYTPREVLDNSYNEIRKSLSIELLEKVKSCSPYFFEQLVIDLLVSMGYGGSLHGSAEVTCKTGDGGIDGLIKEDKLGLEVIYVQAKRWKNVVGRPEIQSFVGSLAGMQSKKGIFITTSGFTKNACDYAEKVEQKIILIDGSELAGYMVDYDIGVSEEDRYVVKRIDYDYFEES